Below is a genomic region from Pseudomonadota bacterium.
CACAGACTCTGTTCCCCTGTGCTAGTATCGGCCCCAGATTTTCATCGGCTGCAGTCTGCCCTGATTCCTCAGTCCCATAGCCGGTTTCCATTGATTCCTGCACCCTTTTAACCACACTGTGGGGAGTAATATGGTAAAGATCATTATATTGCTGCTGGACTTCCCTCCTTCTTTCCATCTCATTGATAGCACTGCTCATGGAACCGGTCACCCGGTCGGCATACATGATGATCATCCCATGCAGGTTGCGGGCCGCCCGGCCGGAAGTCTGAATCAGTGAGCGGTGTGAACGCAAAAACCCCTCTTTATCAGCATCAAGAATAGCAACCAGTGAAACTTCAGGAATATCCAACCCTTCCCGCAGGAGATTAATTCCCACCAGGATATCAAAAGTCCCCAGCCTCAGATTGCGAATGAGCTCTGTTCTTTCCAAAGTATCAATATCACTATGAAGGTAACGAACCTTAAACCTTAGTTGCTGCAGGTAGCTGCTGAGATCCTCGGCCATGCGTTTGGTCAAAGTTGTTACCAGGGCTCTTTCACCATGTTCTACTACTTCCCTGAGTCGCTCAATCAGATCATCAACTTGATTGCTTGCCGGCAGAACCTTG
It encodes:
- a CDS encoding helicase-related protein — encoded protein: MDYLPQNHLLIIDESHVTIPQIRGMYRGDRSRKETLVNYGFRLPSALDNRPLKFEEFEQIANQIIFVSATPGDYELEHAGSGYVVEQIIRPTGLVDPEVKVLPASNQVDDLIERLREVVEHGERALVTTLTKRMAEDLSSYLQQLRFKVRYLHSDIDTLERTELIRNLRLGTFDILVGINLLREGLDIPEVSLVAILDADKEGFLRSHRSLIQTSGRAARNLHGMIIMYADRVTGSMSSAINEMERRREVQQQYNDLYHITPHSVVKRVQESMETGYGTEESGQTAADENLGPILAQGNRVCERTIKQWEKEMDKAAKALNFERAAELRDRIKKLKTEIILA